A single genomic interval of Anopheles marshallii chromosome 2, idAnoMarsDA_429_01, whole genome shotgun sequence harbors:
- the LOC128718783 gene encoding uncharacterized protein LOC128718783 gives MHPIRPPIPPKPRLLSVPHNRDLRDSGISVSDDPAASMDSLRPTISTSDTSSTLGTPSAVRQLATQFETIALRRGSPSLQRTTGEEGKTPPVPRKPSTTQLMQRLQTNVERTLAIAPKAPCLPILRLPHDRTQLSRSASSIAERIYDTVYERKHSEHHKQNPVEAVYEELDDPTLTDGYSSFESSTDDEDETGKEGKIDRNKYYYSITPDIEVTDYDTTNPVDHIRKVITELIEKEQKYIETLDQGIRNYVPAMYAQTLPAALRGLRNTIFINLEEILRTHRDQLLPDLEHAVDLSSTSELNSGRMAENIAEVFLSYIENDRFYCYVQFAMHQADSETLRLRYYDYFRKIQHDIDDKLGLNSLMLQPIQRLPRYKLLLNEMVKDLLKDGNKTCTMSRRTAILCKVDKRLSILIERVNQAINVHDIRQCSGSQVTTNANLKHGSDIPLSLILQPEGNRNPARDTPINLLYQGKFQRLFLVDIYDTNVRRKYSGKLFAFEKLLLYVEIQRDRLEYRGHFSDSEVCYLEEGNRLILYTGPRGTHEIIIQSDTNTELQPLVATVHTMTRAVIYDTVKTDDRTSPDMLKEAEEDEQDLPTSNDASHSWDEQKLTASLVEAQRRFLEVLKAKGRFYLDTLSSEGKTKLTHFISAFKAIVELHQAILQDIAEPHADPDKICQCFDRYLKTDVFDPYFVYLREFRKATKWIKHSQTPSNCNSRKVNQFTFLCIEHMQEYSRYFNVLIVKYSENSTLNIPIDKELFQRLAYVLVHLNAFRNNLAINYELFVIDEQASAYGLVCHNERVAIINPPHAADAGSCRLFVCEKAAICVKVQDVNEHEQQVERFVKVLFFDRFQGRGAPMRMRKSKRQLQRLNFLIDGLKFRIDFDSTQAQNTFFSSYVNQYTM, from the exons ATGCATCCGATTCGACCACCGATTCCGCCCAAACCGAGGCTTCTCAGCGTGCCACACAATCGGGACTTGCGCGACAGTGGTATTTCCGTATCGGACGACCCAGCCGCATCGATGGATTCGCTCCGGCCAACGATTAGCACCTCCGATACGAGCTCCACACTGGGTACGCCGAGTGCTGTGCGGCAATTAGCGACTCAGTTCGAAACGATCGCACTGCGCCGCGGCAGTCCCAGTCTGCAGCGAACGACCGGTGAGGAAGGTAAAACACCACCCGTGCCACGGAAACCATCCACCACGCAGCTGATGCAGAGGCTCCAAACGAATGTCGAGAGGACTCTGGCCATTGCTCCAAAAGCTCCCTGCCTTCCAATTCTGCGTTTGCCGCACGATCGAACGCAGCTTTCACGCAGTGCGAGCAGTATCGCGGAAAGGATATACGATACCGTTTACGAGAG AAAACATTCGGaacatcacaaacaaaaccctgtTGAGGCAGTCTACGAAGAATTAGATGATCCAACCTTAACCGATGGCTATTCTTCGTTTGAGTCGTC CactgatgatgaagatgaaacaggaaaggaaggaaagatcGATAGAAACAAGTACTACTACTCGATAACTCCGGACATTGAAGTGACCGACTACGACACAACTAACCCTGTCGATCATATTAGAAAAGTGATCACCGAACTGATCGAGAAGGAACAGAAGTACATTGAAACGCTTGACCAGGGCATTCGTAACTACGTACCAGCTATGTACGCCCAAACACTGCCAGCAGCACTACGCGGCCTAAGAAACACTATTTTCATCAACCTCGAAGAAATACTACGCACCCACAGGGACCAACTGCTGCCCGATCTGGAGCATGCGGTAGATCTGTCATCCACGTCGGAACTCAACAGTGGCCGAATGGCGGAAAATATTGCCGAAGTGTTTTTGAGCTATATCGAGAACGATCGGTTCTACTGCTACGTTCAGTTCGCGATGCATCAAGCTGACTCGGAAACGTTACGATTACGGTACTACGATTACTTCCGCAAGATTCAGCACGATATTGACGATAAGCTGGGACTGAACAGTTTGATGCTACAACCGATACAGCGATTACCGCGATACAAGCTGCTGCTGAACGAGATGGTAAAGGACTTGCTAAAGGACGGAAACAAAACGTGCACGATGAGTCGAAGGACGGCCATACTGTGCAAGGTTGACAAGCGGCTTAGTATACTGATCGAACGCGTCAATCAGGCCATCAATGTGCACGACATCCGTCAGTGTAGTGGTAGTCAGGTGACGACAAACGCCAACTTAAAGCACGGATCGGACATACCGCTGTCATTGATACTTCAACCGGAAGGCAATCGAAATCCGGCTCGAGATACTCCT ATAAATCTCCTCTACCAGGGCAAGTTCCAGCGGCTGTTTCTAGTCGACATCTACGATACAAACGTTCGCCGGAAGTATAGTGGAAAGCTGTTTGCATTCGAAAAACTACTCCTCTACGTTGAAATACAGCGCGATCGGTTGGAGTACCGCGGTCACTTCAGCGACAGTGAGGTGTGCTATCTTGAGGAAGGTAACCGTCTTATCCTTTACACTGGTCCACGTGGTACGCACGAAATCATCATACAATCAGACACCAACACGGAACTACAACCGCTAGTGGCAACCGTACACACGATGACAAGGGCTGTGATATACGATACGGTTAAAACTGACGACCGTACATCGCCGGATATGCTGaaggaagcggaagaagaTGAGCAGGATCTCCCAACATCCAACGATGCGAGCCATAGTTG GGATGAGCAGAAGCTAACGGCGTCCTTGGTCGAGGCCCAACGACGATTTCTTGAGGTGTTGAAGGCTAAAGGACGCTTCTATCTGGACACACTCAGTTCGGAGGGAAAGACGAAGTTAACACATTTCATCAGTGCTTTCAAAGCTATTGTGGAACTTCATCAAGCGATCTTGCAAGACATTGCCGAACCTCACGCGGATCCAGATAAAATTTGTCAATGTTTTGACCGTTACTTAAAG ACTGACGTTTTCGACCCGTACTTCGTTTACCTGCGTGAGTTCCGGAAAGCTACAAAGTGGATCAAGCACAGCCAAACCCCTTCG AACTGCAACAGTCGCAAGGTCAACCAGTTCACGTTCCTTTGCATCGAACACATGCAGGAGTACAGCCGCTACTTTAACGTACTCATTGTCAAATACTCTGAAAACAGTACGCTCAACATCCCCATTGATAAGGAGCTTTTTCAACGTTTAGCGTACGTGCTGGTACATCTAAACGCGTTCCGGAATAACCTAGCGATCAACTATGAGCTTTTCGTGATCGATGAACAGGCATCTGCTTATGGATTAGTGTGCCACAACGAACGTGTCGCGATTATCAATCCTCCACACGCTGCCGATGCCGGCTCGTGTCGTTTGTTCGTATGTGAAAAGGCGGCCATCTGCGTTAAGGTGCAGGATGTTAATGAGCATGAACAGCAAGTGGAACGATTCGTGAAGGTTCTATTCTTTGACCGCTTTCAAGGTCGTGGAGCGCCGATGCGTATGCGCAAAAGCAAACGTCAACTGCAGCGACTGAATTTCCTGATCGATGGGTTAA